A region from the Salidesulfovibrio onnuriiensis genome encodes:
- a CDS encoding metal-dependent hydrolase yields MPGYKGHIAGGALFGVMGVVGGVMLGYLALDPLHLAGLLGFCLLGAMFPDTDTDSKGQNLYYGLLIVIDAGLIFMKMYVWASWLGLCAMLPALGHHRGWTHTWWAMLLVPLPIVLIPAVLIGDRSIEPFFRFYLAFVLGYFSHLLLDGELY; encoded by the coding sequence ATGCCCGGATACAAAGGACATATCGCAGGAGGCGCGCTTTTCGGCGTCATGGGAGTCGTGGGAGGCGTGATGCTCGGCTATCTGGCCCTGGACCCGCTGCATCTGGCAGGGCTTCTGGGGTTCTGCCTGCTGGGCGCCATGTTCCCGGATACGGATACCGACTCCAAGGGGCAGAATCTCTACTATGGCCTGCTCATAGTCATCGACGCCGGGCTGATTTTCATGAAGATGTATGTCTGGGCTTCCTGGCTCGGGCTGTGCGCCATGCTTCCGGCCCTGGGGCACCATAGGGGCTGGACCCACACCTGGTGGGCCATGCTGCTGGTGCCGCTCCCCATCGTGCTTATCCCGGCCGTGCTCATCGGAGACCGCTCCATAGAGCCGTTCTTCCGCTTTTATCTCGCCTTTGTGCTGGGATACTTTTCCCATCTGTTGCTGGATGGGGAGCTGTACTGA
- the sucD gene encoding succinate--CoA ligase subunit alpha, with translation MLLNEHKSKLLFQEANVPVPEGIDVFPETIETQKPTFPLPWFLKSQVLTGGRGKAGGILRVDEEKDYLPTAKKLFDLEIKGHRVPFLRIEPAADIQREFYLSLTVSRERRRILLTVGREGGVEIENLGAENLLVQEIALPAGLQGNQIRAAFFHLGLGKELFKPFHELLTNLFKGMLDNGLLMAEINPLILTGDDRFVALDGKVEVDDNYVEINERMEQYYQAEHVSAEENAAREAGLSFVKLPGWVGLMVNGAGLAMATMDLLNFSKLPASNFLDLGGAADQARMETALELLFGDKAVKAIFINLFGGILSCEKVAKALEGALGGKAPQKPIVARMSGKDSEAALEILKGLNVENLHIATDMKEAIGILETLQPANAPVIEFPTPMGCDQARPQKDNGYQTVDIFDIDKDTPILVQGITGREGQLHTMLMQEYGANIVAGVTPFKGGQEVLGVPVYNSIAEAKRSHDIQASIMFVPPRLAADAVLEAAFNEIPWAVCITEGIVQHDMLAAMEQIKDSGTRVVGPNTPGLIVPGQTKIGILPTQPFVPGPVAVLSRSGTLTYEVAQRLTDAGIGQSLSVGIGGDPFIGTTFVDMFEMLRNHDETEAVVVLGEIGGQAEENLARYVVETGFDKPVISFIAGQTAPPGKRLGHAGAILEKGGGTESKLKTMADAGFAVCQSLEVIPGLVKKALK, from the coding sequence ATGCTGCTGAATGAACACAAGAGCAAACTCCTTTTCCAAGAAGCGAATGTCCCTGTTCCCGAAGGCATAGACGTCTTTCCCGAAACCATAGAGACCCAAAAACCGACTTTCCCGCTGCCGTGGTTCCTCAAGTCCCAGGTGCTCACCGGCGGCCGCGGCAAGGCAGGCGGCATTCTTCGCGTGGACGAGGAAAAGGACTACCTGCCCACCGCGAAAAAACTCTTCGACCTGGAAATCAAGGGCCACCGGGTGCCGTTCCTGCGCATTGAGCCGGCAGCCGACATCCAGCGCGAATTCTATCTTTCCCTGACCGTTTCCCGTGAACGCCGCCGCATCCTGCTCACCGTGGGCCGCGAAGGCGGCGTGGAAATCGAGAACCTGGGCGCGGAGAACCTGCTTGTCCAGGAAATCGCCCTGCCCGCGGGGCTCCAGGGCAACCAGATCCGGGCCGCGTTTTTCCATCTGGGCCTGGGCAAGGAACTGTTCAAGCCCTTCCACGAGCTGCTCACCAACCTGTTCAAGGGCATGCTCGACAACGGCCTGCTCATGGCCGAAATCAACCCGCTCATCCTCACCGGTGACGACCGTTTCGTGGCCTTGGACGGCAAGGTCGAGGTGGACGACAACTACGTCGAGATCAACGAACGCATGGAGCAGTACTACCAGGCCGAACACGTTTCGGCAGAGGAAAACGCCGCTCGCGAGGCGGGCCTTTCCTTTGTCAAACTGCCCGGCTGGGTGGGCCTCATGGTCAACGGCGCGGGCCTGGCCATGGCCACCATGGACCTCCTGAATTTTTCCAAACTGCCCGCCAGCAACTTCCTGGACCTGGGTGGCGCGGCCGACCAGGCGCGTATGGAAACCGCACTGGAGCTGCTCTTTGGCGACAAGGCGGTCAAGGCCATCTTCATCAACCTTTTCGGCGGGATCCTTTCCTGCGAAAAGGTCGCCAAGGCCCTGGAAGGCGCTTTGGGCGGCAAGGCCCCCCAAAAGCCCATCGTGGCCCGCATGTCCGGCAAGGACTCCGAGGCCGCCCTGGAAATCCTCAAGGGCCTGAACGTGGAAAACCTGCATATCGCCACGGACATGAAGGAAGCCATCGGCATCCTCGAGACCCTCCAGCCCGCCAACGCCCCGGTCATCGAATTCCCCACGCCCATGGGCTGCGACCAAGCCAGGCCGCAAAAGGACAACGGCTATCAGACCGTGGACATCTTCGACATCGACAAGGACACCCCGATCCTGGTGCAGGGCATCACCGGCCGCGAAGGCCAGCTGCACACCATGCTCATGCAGGAGTACGGAGCCAACATCGTCGCGGGCGTGACCCCGTTCAAGGGCGGCCAGGAAGTGCTCGGCGTTCCCGTGTACAATTCCATTGCCGAAGCCAAGCGCAGCCACGACATCCAGGCCAGCATCATGTTCGTTCCTCCCCGCCTGGCGGCGGATGCCGTGCTCGAGGCGGCCTTCAACGAAATCCCCTGGGCCGTGTGCATCACCGAGGGCATCGTCCAGCACGATATGCTGGCGGCCATGGAGCAGATCAAGGACTCGGGCACCCGCGTGGTGGGTCCCAACACACCGGGCCTCATCGTGCCAGGGCAGACCAAGATCGGCATCCTGCCGACCCAGCCTTTTGTTCCCGGCCCGGTGGCCGTGCTCTCCCGCAGCGGCACCCTGACCTATGAAGTGGCCCAGCGCCTCACGGACGCGGGCATAGGCCAGTCCCTGAGCGTCGGCATCGGCGGCGACCCGTTCATCGGCACCACCTTTGTGGACATGTTCGAAATGCTGCGCAACCACGATGAGACCGAAGCGGTTGTGGTCCTGGGCGAGATCGGCGGACAGGCCGAGGAAAACCTGGCCCGCTACGTGGTGGAAACCGGGTTCGACAAGCCGGTCATTTCCTTCATTGCGGGCCAGACGGCCCCTCCGGGCAAGCGCCTCGGACACGCCGGCGCCATCCTGGAAAAGGGCGGCGGAACCGAATCCAAACTGAAAACCATGGCCGACGCGGGCTTCGCTGTCTGCCAAAGCCTTGAAGTCATCCCCGGCCTTGTGAAAAAGGCCCTGAAATAA
- a CDS encoding glycosyltransferase family 4 protein produces MKILLLDLGKQLRGGQRQVHYLARHLSQEAGFEPIIAAPKGAPLLDLAESAGIPTHTLVSSSDLNPINVISFFKLLKQVKPDIVHTNDAKGASLAALAKTSGKARFKLVHTRRVSYKFKKGWSTKKYLAGDAVVGVSREIQKNMVQCGVEQSRSRAIHSGIDLSRYTTEKLPNDLLTIGTIGALTKQKGIRVLLDALKELKKDDTLPAWQCIIAGDGPLMKELQERAHSNEINDRILFLGYKDSREILQRIDILAVPSVDGEGSNAVIKEGWATGTPLVSSNLASNLELVTGGQNGLVFANRDSLALASALKSLMTSKTTANKIRKGGFESVRAFTDKAMAEQYVSLYRELVR; encoded by the coding sequence GTGAAAATTCTTCTACTCGATCTTGGAAAACAACTTCGTGGCGGGCAACGGCAGGTTCACTACCTTGCCCGCCATCTTTCTCAGGAAGCGGGATTCGAGCCCATCATTGCGGCCCCCAAGGGAGCCCCTCTGCTCGACCTTGCCGAATCGGCGGGAATCCCCACCCATACGCTCGTTTCCAGCAGCGACCTCAATCCCATCAACGTCATCAGCTTCTTCAAGCTGCTGAAGCAGGTCAAACCGGATATCGTGCACACCAACGACGCCAAGGGCGCGTCCCTGGCCGCCCTGGCAAAGACCTCGGGCAAGGCCCGGTTCAAGCTGGTGCACACCCGCCGGGTCTCCTACAAATTCAAGAAGGGCTGGAGCACCAAGAAGTATCTGGCCGGAGACGCCGTGGTGGGCGTAAGCAGGGAGATCCAGAAGAACATGGTCCAGTGCGGGGTGGAGCAATCCCGCAGCAGGGCCATTCACAGCGGCATCGATCTCTCCCGCTACACCACGGAAAAGCTTCCCAACGATCTGCTGACCATCGGAACCATTGGCGCACTAACCAAGCAAAAGGGAATCCGGGTGCTTCTGGATGCGCTGAAGGAACTGAAGAAGGATGACACCCTGCCCGCCTGGCAGTGCATCATCGCCGGGGACGGGCCGCTCATGAAGGAGCTTCAGGAACGGGCCCACTCCAACGAGATCAACGACCGTATCCTGTTCCTCGGCTACAAGGACAGCCGTGAAATCCTGCAGCGCATCGACATACTGGCCGTGCCCTCGGTGGACGGGGAAGGCTCCAATGCCGTCATCAAGGAAGGCTGGGCCACGGGAACCCCGCTGGTGAGCTCCAACCTGGCATCCAACCTGGAACTGGTCACCGGCGGCCAGAACGGGCTCGTTTTCGCCAACAGGGACAGCCTGGCCCTGGCCAGCGCGCTCAAGTCGCTCATGACTTCCAAAACCACTGCAAACAAAATACGGAAAGGCGGATTTGAATCGGTGCGGGCCTTCACGGACAAGGCCATGGCCGAGCAGTACGTTTCCCTTTACCGGGAGCTCGTCCGCTAG